AAGAAATCATTTCAATATGATGAAAATAGGCTACAACATAGTAGTTTAGTAACATGCATAATAATGGAACGATGTCCTTTACACAAACAGCAGagtaaacataaaacacataccAGGTTTTATACAGTAAAGTAATTTATAATGTATAGGATCTGTAACAGCATCTGATCACAGTGCTTTTCTGATTCAAAGACATCTTTGATCTGGATGGAACCGATCACTAAACTATGCGCCAATACAAACACTGATCAGGACTCTCCAAAGATGATATTTATTAAATATAGCAATACATGAGTATGCTATCAGAAAATGCAGGACCAATTTCCAAATCCCATACAAATTACATGTAGCTTCTTTCACACTCAAGAGTGTGGTTATAAAATACTGCTATTTGAAAATATTAAAATCCATTTCCAATTTCCATCCAGATATGCATAGAAACGACATGAAATGAGTACACTGACCCCATAGCAATGACTTAAGGCTTGAGAGGTTTAACATGGCCATAGTAAATAGGTTTCTTCCcatagagacagacaaacagggtcCCTAGTACATCCTGTTCTCAGTGCAGGAAACACCACACCTCAGTAGAGCTGGTTTCCTTTGGTTTTGTTCAAACCCTGTTTCTCTGTTCACTTCAATTGCGTTAACACACACATAAAATGGTTACATTAAGTTCTTTGACGCATAAGCTTAGGCAAGCTCTCTAACTATCCTCCTCTGCACCAGCTGGCATTGACCTACGAACATTTGGCACAAGGGAAATGGTTCACTCAATCACAGCCACTACATTTCTACAGCAGATTCGCAAAGCAACACACTATGATATATGTACGAACGTTTGTttcttgagtgtgtgtgtaacagcAATTACAAAGCACCCATCAggctctcctcagtctctcttcaTGAAGGCCTGCATCATGTCCATTGGCAGAGGGAAGATGATGGTGGAGTTCTTCTCGGCAGCAATGGTGTTGAGCGTCTGCAGGTAGCGCAGCTGTAGGCCAGACGGAGACTCAGCGATTACCAGGGAGGCCTCCTTCAGAGCCCGTGATGCGTTCACCTCCCCCTCCGCTGCGAtcacctacacacagacacaagggCCCAGGGGACagcaggaagggaggagggggacagatacagagagaaagggagagatggggggcggggggggggggaagagggacCATTAGTTAATgaagagagatgatagagagagagagagaattccacAGTATGCACAGAACAAGTGAATGTGAGTGTATAGAGAGAAACCATAGAGAGAGTGGatgattaaataaattaaatcaaTCAATCCCAGAGAGCTCATCTTTAACAAGCAGATTCAACATGTGAAGATGGTATCCAATCAGTGTAATGGCCGATGGGAGGAGACTCGGTTAGAGGTTCCCCAGGTTGTGACCTGCTTTGCTCTCACTATCTATTCTAGCTTAATGGAAGGGTTTTTACAGCAAGACCACTGGTTGCTAAGGAACAAGGCAGATGACATCTTGACCCTACACAAAAACGTTTTCATCTGAATGATATATTTTGAGAGTAAATCAAGCCAAGAAATAACAAAACTGAGAAGACATCTGGAATTTTCACTCAGAGGAAAAGTATTAACCTGAAAAATAGAGGAAATGCATGTATGGTCCAGCgtgtgtgttaccatggtctGTATGTGTCAGTGCTGTACCTTAGCCCTGGCCTCGCGGCTAGCCTCGGCCTCTGCTGCCATGGCCCTCTGGAGCTGCTGGGGCAGTTTGACGTCCTTTATCTCCACCCGCTCCACCTTGATACCCCAGTCATCTGTAGCATCATCCAGGGTGGACTGGGAACAACACAGGGGGTAAAACATTCAGCTCCACATCCAATAGGTAACCTCAGGTCATAATAGGCCCAGAACACCCCTTCCTTCGCATCTCTTTGAAGACTAGATGACATATCAATCTGACATGCAGGTACCGTAGGGGTTAGAGCATTgtgtcagtaaccgaaaggtcgctagtTCGGATACCCGAGCCAACaatgtgaaaaatctgttgatgtgcccttgagcaaggcacttaaccctaatttgaaCCAGCGGCTCCGTACTTCTACGGCTgtccctgtaaaacaacacatttcactgcacctatccagtaTCTGTGAAAACAATAAATCTTTATATTAAACTGATGAAGATCCAAATGTTACTGCAGCAGTAAGTCTGGAGGATGAAATGTCTTGAGAGACCAGGTTAAAAACAATGAGAAAGGCCATAACCAGAAGATCAATGAATGAGTTTTCTCCAATCCTAACCTTACACATTACAGTGTACATTCTAAAAACAGAGCCATTCAGTGAACTCTCGCAATATCTTCTCCTGTATTATGGCAATTATGGCTTGCGGTTCAACACTAAATGAATAACTATAATGTACACAGTCCTCTAGTACATGCATGATGTGGAGTTGTGCATGTCAGCATATGGTCAGTACAGAGTCATTAGTGGTCAATGTGGTTCAGTACCTGCATGCTGTGGGCGATCTCATTACGGTCAGATAGGATCTCAGCCAGGTTCTTGGTTCCCAGGACGTTTCTCAGGGTGGTTTGTGCCAGGAGGCGGGTGGCAGCGTCAGCGTTGGTGATGTTGGCCACAGCCAGGGTGGCATTCTGAACACGGTAGTATACCACACCATCGACACTGACCGTCACTGAGTCCTTAGTCAGAACCTGATGAGGGGGGAACATTCAGTTACACTGACAACACTATGTATTACATGATAGGCTAATCATGGTAATACGGGGCTCACCTCTTGTGGGGGGATGTCGAAGGTGATGGTGCGCATGTCCACATTGATGAAGCTATCTGTGCAGGGAAGGATGAAGAACAGGCCTGTGGGGtgtgacacacgcacacacaaatttAACAGCAAAGTTTAAAGCTACTCAATATCACAAAAGCTGAGAAAATGTCATTGTCAGTAAGGGCAGCATAAATCatttaacatacagtacagtagaattgAGAAATGTCTGGCATGAGACTACATTCAAGCCTGAGTTCCATTAGTCACACGACTGCTGTTGGTCATGACTCTAAATTCATGAACACCTATTTGTTTGCACACACTCAGGTTCAGCAGGGTACAATATAGCACAGTAGAAACACAGAGTGCTGGGCATGATGGTGTGTAAGAAAGAGTCTTAACAGAGGCATTTAAAATTTCACTTGTGTATACATTTCCTTCTCCTTCTATAATCATTTTTCCTAGCTGGGACTTTAGCCCAGTGCCAGCTGGCCCTGGTAATACTGCAATGTAGGAGTATGCTCTAAATTTGCTATGAAAAGCATCATGGGAAATGATGGAAAATTCCATGGATTCCCACCCTAAAAATGGCAACAACTTGGTTAAGGCTAATGCAGAGCAAGACCAATACATACAGCATCAGGGAAAGATCTGGCATAAAAAGTAATGACTACTGACTAGCCTATAGTCTGACCTATAACAGTTGATCCTGTTAACAGATCTTATCCGTCAGTTGGACAAGGCTTGTTGCGGAGGGCGAGAGCGTGGAGATGAGTAGAGCTTACTTGGGGAAACCAAATACTAAAATAAACGTTGGTGTTTATGCCTGGGCTCTTAGGGCAGATGAGGAACGTGAAGGTCCCTCCGTGATAGATAGAGAGGGTCTATTATTACCCCAGGCTGCTATCATGTGGCTGTTCCGGAATCCCGTGAGATCATGTTTCATCCATGGAGAGCATAACAGAAGGCTTCCCACAAACATAAAACAGACTTGAGAGTTTGAGGTCCATAGCATGTAGAGTAATAGCATATCTTCCACATTGTTAAAGGGATAGTGCGCGATTTTGTCAGTTAAGCCCTTTTCTACTTATTCAGTCAGTAAAAGTGAAGAATATTTGGTTAATTTGGCTCTGCATACTGTTACTATTGCTTTTTTTTGTTATAGACAACAATTATCTGCAAATAAGTTAAAAACATTCTCTGAAGATGGCAATTCCTCACAGAAGGAAGCATTTAAAACAAcctaaaggttgcaagatcgaatcctcgagctgacaaggtaaaaatctgtcgttctgcccctgaacaaggcagttaacccactgttcctaggccgtcattgaaaataataatttgttcttaactgacttgccttagttaaataaaggtaaaaacaaataaataaatacatttagtgaggagagagaaccTCATTCTGGTCCCCACAAATGTTTTCAGTGTTCAATGTCTTTACTGAAATGTGTAGGCCCTCTAATAATTTGTTCAGGTAATAATTGAAATCCGGTCAGCAATCTTGCCGACAAACTTGACCCAGTTTTGACGGTGCAACTGCTTATTTGAAGTCTGATATGCCAGTTGTGTCTTAGAAAATATATGAGGCCTGCATATTTGTAGGCATTTTCATGTATGCTTTGTCCTGGACAGAGTTGATAGAAAGTCATACAAAATTAGAAAAGGTTATATTGAAATTCCCTAAATAgccacaagtatgtggacaccccttcaaatgaatggatttggctatttcagccacacccgttgctgacaggtgtataaaattgagcacactgccatgtaatctccatagacaaacattggcagtagctgccctggtcaactgtaagtgctgttattgcgatgtggaaacgtcttggagcaacaacgtctcagccgcgaagtggtaggccacacaagctcacagaacgggaccacggAGTGCTGAACCGCGTAAAAagcatctgtcctcagttgcaacactcactaccgagttccaaactgcttcatgaaatgggtttccatggccgagcagccgtacacaagcctaagaacagcatgccaattgtaaagtttggtggaggaggaataatgttctgggactgtttttcatggttcgggctaggccccttagttccagtgaagagaaatcttaacgctacagcatacaaggaCATTCTAGATGATTGTGTGCTTCCAACTCCgtgtcaacagtttggggaaggccctttcctgtttcagcatgactatGTTCCATTGAAATTTCCCTtgtgcccccatgcacaaagcgaggtccatacagaaattatttgtcgagattggtgtggaagaacttgactggcctgcacagagccctgacctcaacccccttCGAACACCTTcggaatgaattggaacgccgactgcaagccaggcctaatcacccaacatcagtgcccaatctcactaatgctcttgtggctgaatggaagcaagtcccagcagcaattttccaacatACCCCCGGACCACCACAAAATCTCACACTAGTGTAAATACAGCTAATTAATCAGCCATCTTAAGAATGACACTATATACTGAGGGAAAACTGTCAATAAAACCCTCAGCATCACTCTTCCACTCCAActacaaagagagaggagaggcatgcCCTCTGCTCAGCACATCAGTTACAGAAATTAGGAAAGAGAACCCATTCCAAATACCCATTACAACATCATGGCAACGCATGTCAAATAGTGATAGGGTTAGCATCAATCAAAGGGTAA
This region of Oncorhynchus masou masou isolate Uvic2021 chromosome 8, UVic_Omas_1.1, whole genome shotgun sequence genomic DNA includes:
- the LOC135544407 gene encoding stomatin-like, translated to MEEYGKETQSRESKRRERQAALESSDTDNGLCGWIIVGLSIFLMLATLPLSIWMCIKIVKEYERAIIFRLGRIIRGGAKGPGLFFILPCTDSFINVDMRTITFDIPPQEVLTKDSVTVSVDGVVYYRVQNATLAVANITNADAATRLLAQTTLRNVLGTKNLAEILSDRNEIAHSMQSTLDDATDDWGIKVERVEIKDVKLPQQLQRAMAAEAEASREARAKVIAAEGEVNASRALKEASLVIAESPSGLQLRYLQTLNTIAAEKNSTIIFPLPMDMMQAFMKRD